The following proteins are co-located in the Festucalex cinctus isolate MCC-2025b chromosome 15, RoL_Fcin_1.0, whole genome shotgun sequence genome:
- the erbin gene encoding erbin isoform X2 — MHSTGRHRDDRGLALDCLRKAARVRCGVSVLSQSVSTECCCWVCYPLSTGRPGALDLNDKCLRMSKRSFFVRLVPCRCLRGEEEAVTSLDYSHCSLETVPKEIFSFEKTLQELFLDANQIEDLPKQLFNCQLLQRLSMPDNDVTVLPPGVANLINLRELDVSKNSIQEFPENIKNCKVLTIVEASVNPISKLPDGFTQLMSLSQLYLNDAFLEFLPASFGRLTKLQILELRENQLKMLPKSMQKLTQLERLDLGSNEFTEVPEVLEQLTGIKELWMDGNRLTFLPGMLGMLKQLLYLDVSKNNLEMVDEQICGCESLQDLLLSNNALTQLPGSIGSLKKLTALKVDENQLIELPDSIGGLTSLDELDCSFNEIEALPPSIGQCAAMRTFAADHNFLSQLPPEMGNWKNATVLFLHSNKLESLPEEMGDMHKLKVINLSNNKLKNLPYSFTKLSQMTAMWLSENQSKPLIPLQKEEDPETQKTVLTNYMFPQQTRTDDYIPNSDSESFNPALWEEQRKHRAQVAFECDEDKDERETPPREGNLKRYPTPYPDELKNMVKTAQSVAHRLKEDESSEESGRDPKPSAERNHIGVQDVGVKVIDAPCPNGLVSDLEVKACNTTFTIPNIPDAASRDTESESFSSQQAPLKSSESSTINHEDTLEDSEELSDEEEEMKIAEMRPPLIEISINQPKVVTLSKDKKDDSKDADSLLDDTVANSNQNNSNCSSPSRMSDSVSLTTDSSQDNSLCTPEREAKMPFLPKSRHEDENMNPSKDAGGLLHNGNGSETSLQALLRAQQGPTEPAGDYDLTMEARLAFIEKGLNNGLGDGYTKWDQINMNVSHPTTDNMVETHNGSVGREEMDAKRSFDNHHFQNGNQQVSDGSSAGGETSHSTEELSPERRCHAPQVSKSQSVGNIDAGGMKVYSFDGDAAAGGSGAAPASAAQGQSIVRSKSASLLDDHNLQVYPSSELLSSSKTPTSTSRHPVPSSGATGVSPPQYNIQYASKDATWAQRTPMPPEHQGYLPPAAHSFANTNYSNRNQAPPYPMPPQQRGSKTPVDTWAKERLHSSSTQPSGGTLQRQSSTASAASMSEPRRTQLPEGDYLTYRDIHTLARGPLAMSQAAQRPISTRTYSIDIAAPARPPGARPQPHDLPERTMSVSDFHYPHGSPSKRPNVRVRSEHSLLDGPGLVSGAPGRVPADWRDQVMRHIEAKKMEKNALSRSFNPYNAPLGCSPHRNCYFGSCRDVFRPYATFSDDVFGPPGQQSYTMDPRRKVPLMNGQVVSSARPHPSQTSMARHPSREQLIDYLMLKVSQQAPAAPQRLPHEIHVKVEKNPELGFSISGGVGGRGNPFRPDDNGIFVTRVQPEGPASNILQPGDKIIQANGYSFVNIDHGNAVSLLKTFPSTVDLTILKQQWEQ; from the exons TGCCTGAGGATGTCGAAGCGCAGCTTCTTCGTTCGCCTGGTGCCGTGCCGCTGCTTGCGGGGCGAGGAGGAGGCGGTGACATCACTGGACTACTCCCACTGCAGCCTGGAGACGGTACCCAAGGAGATCTTCAGCTTTGAGAAGACGCTGCAGGAACTCTTTCTCGATGCCAACCAGATTGAAGATCTGCCCAAA CAACTATTCAACTGCCAGCTGCTCCAGCGACTGAGCATGCCCGACAACGACGTCACGGTGCTGCCGCCCGGCGTCGCCAATCTCATCAACCTCAGGGAGCTCGACGTCAGCAAAAACA GTATCCAGGAGTTTCCAGAGAACATCAAAAACTGCAAAGTGCTCACTATCGTGGAGGCCAGCGTTAATCCCATCTCCAA GCTCCCCGATGGCTTCACCCAGCTCATGAGCCTGAGCCAGCTCTACCTGAACGACGCCTTCCTGGAGTTCCTACCAGCCAGTTTCGGCAG GCTGACTAAGCTGCAGATTCTGGAGCTGAGAGAGAACCAGCTGAAGATGTTGCCAAA GAGCATGCAGAAGCTCACACAGCTGGAAAGGTTGGACCTGGGCAGCAACGAGTTCACTGAAGTG CCTGAAGTGCTGGAGCAGCTGACTGGCATCAAGGAGCTCTGGATGGACGGAAACCGGCTGACGTTCTTGCCAGGG ATGCTGGGCATGCTCAAGCAACTGCTCTACCTGGACGTGTCCAAGAACAACCTGGAGATGGTGGACGAGCAGATCTGCGGCTGCGAGAGTCTGCAGGATCTGCTGCTGTCCAACAACGCCCTCACGCAGCTGCCGGGCTCCATTG GCTCGCTGAAGAAACTGACGGCTCTGAAGGTGGATGAGAACCAACTGATAGAGCTTCCCGACTCCATTGGAGG GCTGACCTCTCTAGACGAGCTCGACTGCAGCTTCAACGAGATCGAAGCCTTGCCGCCGTCCATCGGCCAGTGCGCGGCCATGCGCACCTTCGCCGCCGATCACAACTTCCTCAGCCAGCTTCCCCCCGAG ATGGGCAACTGGAAGAATGCCACCGTGCTGTTCCTGCACTCCAACAAGCTGGAGTCACTGCCGGAGGAGATGGGCGACATGCACAAGCTGAAGGTCATCAATCTGAGCAACAACAA GTTGAAGAACCTCCCCTACAGTTTCACTAAGCTCAGCCAAATGACAGCCATGTGGCTGTCTGAAAATCAG TCCAAACCCCTGATCCCGCTGCAGAAGGAGGAGGACCCCGAGACCCAAAAAACCGTACTGACCAATTACATGTTCCCACAGCAGACCAGAACCGACGACT ACATTCCCAACTCTGACTCGGAAAGCTTCAATCCAGCCTTGTGGGAGGAGCAACGTAAGCACCGAGCTCAGGTGGCCTTCGAGTGCGACGAGGACAAGGATGAGAGGGAAACGCCCCCGAGG GAGGGCAACCTGAAGCGTTATCCCACGCCGTATCCCGACGAGCTGAAGAACATGGTGAAGACGGCCCAGTCGGTGGCGCACCGGCTCAAGGAGGACGAGTCGAGCGAGGAGTCGGGTAGAGACCCCAAGCCCTCCGCAGAGAGGAACCACATTGGCGTGCAGGACGTGGGAGTCAAG GTGATCGACGCTCCCTGCCCTAATGGCCTGGTGTCAGACCTGGAGGTCAAAGCTTGCAACACCACCTTCACCATCCCAAACATTCCAGATGCAGCATCTCGAGACACAGAGTCCGAGTCGTTCAGCTCCCAACAGGCCCCGCTCAAATCGTCCGAGAGCTCCACCATAAACCACGAGGACACGCTGGAG GACTCCGAGGAACTCtctgatgaagaggaggagatgAAGATTGCAGAGATGAGGCCCCCCCTCATCGAGATTTCCATTAACCAGCCCAAAGTGGTGACGCTGAGTAAGGACAAAAAAG ACGACAGCAAGGATGCCGACTCGTTGCTGGACGACACGGTGGCCAACAGCAACCAGAACAACAGCAACTGCTCGTCGCCGTCACGCATGTCGGACTCTGTGTCGCTGACCACCGACAGCAGCCAAGACAACTCCCTGTGCACCCCTGAGAGGGAAGCCAAGATGCCTTTTCTCCCCAAGAGCAG GCACGAGGATGAGAACATGAACCCCTCCAAAGACGCCGGCGGTCTGCTGCACAACGGCAATGGCTCAGAAACGTCCCTCCAGGCGCTCCTGAGGGCCCAGCAGGGCCCAACTGAACCGGCGGGCGACTACGACCTGACGATGGAAGCCCGACTGGCCTTCATCGAGAAAGGACTCAACAACGGACTTGGAGATGGCTACACAAAGTGGGACCAGATCAATATGAACGTTTCGCACCCGACGACAGACAACATGGTGGAGACTCACAATGGTTCAGTGGGACGGGAGGAAATGGACGCCAAGCGTAGTTTTGACAACCATCATTTCCAGAACGGAAACCAGCAGGTTAGCGACGGGTCCTCGGCCGGCGGCGAGACGTCTCACAGCACTGAGGAACTGTCCCCTGAGAGGAGGTGCCACGCCCCTCAGGTGAGCAAGTCTCAGAGTGTCGGCAACATCGACGCGGGTGGCATGAAAGTGTACTCGTTTGACGGCGACGCCGCGGCGGGCGGCAGCGGCGCCGCTCCGGCGTCCGCGGCTCAGGGCCAGAGTATCGTGAGGAGCAAATCCGCCTCCTTGCTGGACGACCACAACCTCCAAGTCTACCCAAGCTCGGAACTGCTGTCTTCTTCCAAAACACCCACCAGCACCAGCAGGCACCCAGTGCCCTCCAGCGGCGCCACGGGCGTTTCCCCACCTCAGTACAATATCCAGTACGCGAGCAAAGACGCCACGTGGGCCCAGAGGACGCCCATGCCGCCGGAACACCAAGGCTACCTCCCCCCTGCCGCCCATTCCTTCGCCAACACCAACTACTCCAATCGTAATCAGGCACCGCCATACCCGATGCCGCCCCAGCAAAGGGGATCCAAAACTCCAGTTGACACGTGGGCCAAGGAGCGACTCCACTCGAGCAGCACCCAGCCCAGCGGAGGCACCCTACAGCGGCAGAGCAGCACCGCCTCCGCCGCCTCGATGAGCGAGCCTCGCCGCACGCAACTGCCCGAGGGCGACTACCTGACCTACCGGGACATTCACACGCTCGCCAGGGGCCCGCTGGCCATGAGCCAGGCGGCGCAGCGGCCCATCTCCACCCGCACGTACAGCATCGACATAGCCGCTCCGGCCAGGCCGCCCGGCGCCCGGCCGCAGCCGCACGATCTTCCCGAAAGGACCATGTCGGTCAGCGACTTCCACTACCCTCACGGCAGCCCCAGCAAGAGGCCCAACGTCAGGGTCAGGTCGGAGCACTCGCTCCTAGACGGGCCCGGGCTCGTGTCGGGGGCGCCGGGAAGGGTACCGGCCGACTGGAGGGACCAGGTGATGCGGCACATCGAGGCTAAGAAGATGGAAAAG AACGCGCTATCCCGCTCCTTTAACCCTTATAACGCTCCGCTCGGCTGCTCGCCGCACCGCAACTGCTACTTCGGTAGCTGTCGGGACGTGTTCAGGCCCTACGCCACCTTCAGC GACGATGTGTTTGGTCCACCGGGGCAGCAGAGCTACACCATGGACCCCCGCAGAAAA GTGCCTCTGATGAACGGTCAGGTGGTCTCGTCGGCTCGTCCCCACCCGAGTCAGACGTCCATGGCCCGCCACCCCTCCAGAGAACAGCTCATCGATTATTTGATGCTCAAAGTCTCCCAGCAGGCCCCCGCAGCGCCTCAGCGGCTTCCTCACGAG ATTCACGTGAAGGTGGAGAAAAATCCAGAACTTGGTTTCAGTATATCTGGAGGAGTGGGAGGTCGTGGAAACCCCTTTCGTCCAGATGACAAT GGTATCTTTGTGACGAGGGTCCAGCCTGAGGGTCCAGCATCCAATATTCTTCAGCCCGGTGATAAAATTATCCAA GCGAACGGCTACAGCTTTGTGAACATCGACCATGGGAACGCCGTGTCCCTCCTCAAGACCTTCCCCAGCACTGTGGATCTGACAATC TTGAAGCAGCAATGGGAGCAGTAG
- the erbin gene encoding erbin isoform X1 gives MHSTGRHRDDRGLALDCLRKAARVRCGVSVLSQSVSTECCCWVCYPLSTGRPGALDLNDKCLRMSKRSFFVRLVPCRCLRGEEEAVTSLDYSHCSLETVPKEIFSFEKTLQELFLDANQIEDLPKQLFNCQLLQRLSMPDNDVTVLPPGVANLINLRELDVSKNSIQEFPENIKNCKVLTIVEASVNPISKLPDGFTQLMSLSQLYLNDAFLEFLPASFGRLTKLQILELRENQLKMLPKSMQKLTQLERLDLGSNEFTEVPEVLEQLTGIKELWMDGNRLTFLPGMLGMLKQLLYLDVSKNNLEMVDEQICGCESLQDLLLSNNALTQLPGSIGSLKKLTALKVDENQLIELPDSIGGLTSLDELDCSFNEIEALPPSIGQCAAMRTFAADHNFLSQLPPEMGNWKNATVLFLHSNKLESLPEEMGDMHKLKVINLSNNKLKNLPYSFTKLSQMTAMWLSENQSKPLIPLQKEEDPETQKTVLTNYMFPQQTRTDDYIPNSDSESFNPALWEEQRKHRAQVAFECDEDKDERETPPREGNLKRYPTPYPDELKNMVKTAQSVAHRLKEDESSEESGRDPKPSAERNHIGVQDVGVKVIDAPCPNGLVSDLEVKACNTTFTIPNIPDAASRDTESESFSSQQAPLKSSESSTINHEDTLEDSEELSDEEEEMKIAEMRPPLIEISINQPKVVTLSKDKKDDSKDADSLLDDTVANSNQNNSNCSSPSRMSDSVSLTTDSSQDNSLCTPEREAKMPFLPKSRHEDENMNPSKDAGGLLHNGNGSETSLQALLRAQQGPTEPAGDYDLTMEARLAFIEKGLNNGLGDGYTKWDQINMNVSHPTTDNMVETHNGSVGREEMDAKRSFDNHHFQNGNQQVSDGSSAGGETSHSTEELSPERRCHAPQVSKSQSVGNIDAGGMKVYSFDGDAAAGGSGAAPASAAQGQSIVRSKSASLLDDHNLQVYPSSELLSSSKTPTSTSRHPVPSSGATGVSPPQYNIQYASKDATWAQRTPMPPEHQGYLPPAAHSFANTNYSNRNQAPPYPMPPQQRGSKTPVDTWAKERLHSSSTQPSGGTLQRQSSTASAASMSEPRRTQLPEGDYLTYRDIHTLARGPLAMSQAAQRPISTRTYSIDIAAPARPPGARPQPHDLPERTMSVSDFHYPHGSPSKRPNVRVRSEHSLLDGPGLVSGAPGRVPADWRDQVMRHIEAKKMEKDDVFGPPGQQSYTMDPRRKVPLMNGQVVSSARPHPSQTSMARHPSREQLIDYLMLKVSQQAPAAPQRLPHEIHVKVEKNPELGFSISGGVGGRGNPFRPDDNGIFVTRVQPEGPASNILQPGDKIIQANGYSFVNIDHGNAVSLLKTFPSTVDLTILKQQWEQ, from the exons TGCCTGAGGATGTCGAAGCGCAGCTTCTTCGTTCGCCTGGTGCCGTGCCGCTGCTTGCGGGGCGAGGAGGAGGCGGTGACATCACTGGACTACTCCCACTGCAGCCTGGAGACGGTACCCAAGGAGATCTTCAGCTTTGAGAAGACGCTGCAGGAACTCTTTCTCGATGCCAACCAGATTGAAGATCTGCCCAAA CAACTATTCAACTGCCAGCTGCTCCAGCGACTGAGCATGCCCGACAACGACGTCACGGTGCTGCCGCCCGGCGTCGCCAATCTCATCAACCTCAGGGAGCTCGACGTCAGCAAAAACA GTATCCAGGAGTTTCCAGAGAACATCAAAAACTGCAAAGTGCTCACTATCGTGGAGGCCAGCGTTAATCCCATCTCCAA GCTCCCCGATGGCTTCACCCAGCTCATGAGCCTGAGCCAGCTCTACCTGAACGACGCCTTCCTGGAGTTCCTACCAGCCAGTTTCGGCAG GCTGACTAAGCTGCAGATTCTGGAGCTGAGAGAGAACCAGCTGAAGATGTTGCCAAA GAGCATGCAGAAGCTCACACAGCTGGAAAGGTTGGACCTGGGCAGCAACGAGTTCACTGAAGTG CCTGAAGTGCTGGAGCAGCTGACTGGCATCAAGGAGCTCTGGATGGACGGAAACCGGCTGACGTTCTTGCCAGGG ATGCTGGGCATGCTCAAGCAACTGCTCTACCTGGACGTGTCCAAGAACAACCTGGAGATGGTGGACGAGCAGATCTGCGGCTGCGAGAGTCTGCAGGATCTGCTGCTGTCCAACAACGCCCTCACGCAGCTGCCGGGCTCCATTG GCTCGCTGAAGAAACTGACGGCTCTGAAGGTGGATGAGAACCAACTGATAGAGCTTCCCGACTCCATTGGAGG GCTGACCTCTCTAGACGAGCTCGACTGCAGCTTCAACGAGATCGAAGCCTTGCCGCCGTCCATCGGCCAGTGCGCGGCCATGCGCACCTTCGCCGCCGATCACAACTTCCTCAGCCAGCTTCCCCCCGAG ATGGGCAACTGGAAGAATGCCACCGTGCTGTTCCTGCACTCCAACAAGCTGGAGTCACTGCCGGAGGAGATGGGCGACATGCACAAGCTGAAGGTCATCAATCTGAGCAACAACAA GTTGAAGAACCTCCCCTACAGTTTCACTAAGCTCAGCCAAATGACAGCCATGTGGCTGTCTGAAAATCAG TCCAAACCCCTGATCCCGCTGCAGAAGGAGGAGGACCCCGAGACCCAAAAAACCGTACTGACCAATTACATGTTCCCACAGCAGACCAGAACCGACGACT ACATTCCCAACTCTGACTCGGAAAGCTTCAATCCAGCCTTGTGGGAGGAGCAACGTAAGCACCGAGCTCAGGTGGCCTTCGAGTGCGACGAGGACAAGGATGAGAGGGAAACGCCCCCGAGG GAGGGCAACCTGAAGCGTTATCCCACGCCGTATCCCGACGAGCTGAAGAACATGGTGAAGACGGCCCAGTCGGTGGCGCACCGGCTCAAGGAGGACGAGTCGAGCGAGGAGTCGGGTAGAGACCCCAAGCCCTCCGCAGAGAGGAACCACATTGGCGTGCAGGACGTGGGAGTCAAG GTGATCGACGCTCCCTGCCCTAATGGCCTGGTGTCAGACCTGGAGGTCAAAGCTTGCAACACCACCTTCACCATCCCAAACATTCCAGATGCAGCATCTCGAGACACAGAGTCCGAGTCGTTCAGCTCCCAACAGGCCCCGCTCAAATCGTCCGAGAGCTCCACCATAAACCACGAGGACACGCTGGAG GACTCCGAGGAACTCtctgatgaagaggaggagatgAAGATTGCAGAGATGAGGCCCCCCCTCATCGAGATTTCCATTAACCAGCCCAAAGTGGTGACGCTGAGTAAGGACAAAAAAG ACGACAGCAAGGATGCCGACTCGTTGCTGGACGACACGGTGGCCAACAGCAACCAGAACAACAGCAACTGCTCGTCGCCGTCACGCATGTCGGACTCTGTGTCGCTGACCACCGACAGCAGCCAAGACAACTCCCTGTGCACCCCTGAGAGGGAAGCCAAGATGCCTTTTCTCCCCAAGAGCAG GCACGAGGATGAGAACATGAACCCCTCCAAAGACGCCGGCGGTCTGCTGCACAACGGCAATGGCTCAGAAACGTCCCTCCAGGCGCTCCTGAGGGCCCAGCAGGGCCCAACTGAACCGGCGGGCGACTACGACCTGACGATGGAAGCCCGACTGGCCTTCATCGAGAAAGGACTCAACAACGGACTTGGAGATGGCTACACAAAGTGGGACCAGATCAATATGAACGTTTCGCACCCGACGACAGACAACATGGTGGAGACTCACAATGGTTCAGTGGGACGGGAGGAAATGGACGCCAAGCGTAGTTTTGACAACCATCATTTCCAGAACGGAAACCAGCAGGTTAGCGACGGGTCCTCGGCCGGCGGCGAGACGTCTCACAGCACTGAGGAACTGTCCCCTGAGAGGAGGTGCCACGCCCCTCAGGTGAGCAAGTCTCAGAGTGTCGGCAACATCGACGCGGGTGGCATGAAAGTGTACTCGTTTGACGGCGACGCCGCGGCGGGCGGCAGCGGCGCCGCTCCGGCGTCCGCGGCTCAGGGCCAGAGTATCGTGAGGAGCAAATCCGCCTCCTTGCTGGACGACCACAACCTCCAAGTCTACCCAAGCTCGGAACTGCTGTCTTCTTCCAAAACACCCACCAGCACCAGCAGGCACCCAGTGCCCTCCAGCGGCGCCACGGGCGTTTCCCCACCTCAGTACAATATCCAGTACGCGAGCAAAGACGCCACGTGGGCCCAGAGGACGCCCATGCCGCCGGAACACCAAGGCTACCTCCCCCCTGCCGCCCATTCCTTCGCCAACACCAACTACTCCAATCGTAATCAGGCACCGCCATACCCGATGCCGCCCCAGCAAAGGGGATCCAAAACTCCAGTTGACACGTGGGCCAAGGAGCGACTCCACTCGAGCAGCACCCAGCCCAGCGGAGGCACCCTACAGCGGCAGAGCAGCACCGCCTCCGCCGCCTCGATGAGCGAGCCTCGCCGCACGCAACTGCCCGAGGGCGACTACCTGACCTACCGGGACATTCACACGCTCGCCAGGGGCCCGCTGGCCATGAGCCAGGCGGCGCAGCGGCCCATCTCCACCCGCACGTACAGCATCGACATAGCCGCTCCGGCCAGGCCGCCCGGCGCCCGGCCGCAGCCGCACGATCTTCCCGAAAGGACCATGTCGGTCAGCGACTTCCACTACCCTCACGGCAGCCCCAGCAAGAGGCCCAACGTCAGGGTCAGGTCGGAGCACTCGCTCCTAGACGGGCCCGGGCTCGTGTCGGGGGCGCCGGGAAGGGTACCGGCCGACTGGAGGGACCAGGTGATGCGGCACATCGAGGCTAAGAAGATGGAAAAG GACGATGTGTTTGGTCCACCGGGGCAGCAGAGCTACACCATGGACCCCCGCAGAAAA GTGCCTCTGATGAACGGTCAGGTGGTCTCGTCGGCTCGTCCCCACCCGAGTCAGACGTCCATGGCCCGCCACCCCTCCAGAGAACAGCTCATCGATTATTTGATGCTCAAAGTCTCCCAGCAGGCCCCCGCAGCGCCTCAGCGGCTTCCTCACGAG ATTCACGTGAAGGTGGAGAAAAATCCAGAACTTGGTTTCAGTATATCTGGAGGAGTGGGAGGTCGTGGAAACCCCTTTCGTCCAGATGACAAT GGTATCTTTGTGACGAGGGTCCAGCCTGAGGGTCCAGCATCCAATATTCTTCAGCCCGGTGATAAAATTATCCAA GCGAACGGCTACAGCTTTGTGAACATCGACCATGGGAACGCCGTGTCCCTCCTCAAGACCTTCCCCAGCACTGTGGATCTGACAATC TTGAAGCAGCAATGGGAGCAGTAG